The following coding sequences lie in one Trichoderma breve strain T069 chromosome 1, whole genome shotgun sequence genomic window:
- a CDS encoding mono-functional DNA-alkylating methyl methanesulfonate n-term domain-containing protein encodes MAFQTRVLRDGEWVTETVNLQAALKASAAPQLASEPLPQPPACGILSQTIVESPVVRWVLPVRLRSSAHNDIAFIGENFIQISQLGRDGQVHDVIRKSDFGFRIRNAVVLGDNLEHGLDDDPYGVAVKPEPPSSPLSPGAHGIFNDLQSRSLPPQLLVLMLESCQLLFLFLREGPDHTLEFVITKYDNPRLLPYLGYQLAVDPSSRYMAAASPEGIFVVYELEPLSELNAQYTELGSIEPIRSIRIRAVSGAIHKLEFLFPRREDDYHIILILIVARRERSRGPPVSRMATYEWELGEDLQLIFAEERTGTRLPKEHRMPLLLIPIRFKTAFFAVSQFHIGIVKYALSGSPEFESLPTQPPARTPLYHGTGEPLWVAWARPFRRKKYFEKTDIIYLAREDGAIIHIEIDATELLPSVTNVGCLGANIDTAFTLAYDIFSDVLMIGGDSGPGGIWKLAPREDLQQVSILPNWSPVVDMTTTNEYSSWHGNNTDLQTAQSRSTMQKKTKMRKQDSIFTASGRGLRGSVVQWRWGIQARIGLDIETGEPIRQAWTFTAQRNNERELYGLLALPHSSVVLRFSESLDQVDAVPAEDTPFDLASRTLHTIQVSETIVQITEVSINVATPTTSSRCVIAEVLGIPNATAENAFCIGHTAVFSTHVGEVSRLHAMKAEGINFSMIGSWDAQGEVTCVSIFAVSSNNFIVAASMYNGVPWISIYSTSGEAIVSKPITTSSNVDESGGAELEALTSISVAHQGADQVDLVLGTRCGSLISARISDQSPDNLIWSSEVIGGSRVDVFPSSIPYTGTSTAFACCDNKLILLSNFSSEDCKFTNKHFIWPTDSSEPAMPSPLIHSIYRIPQNLSGQDGHTSLLILAGSRLLMADFGPHIGNVPRSIPIQGTPTRIIFSQTLNCLVVAMVMDDRSTLLFIDPETGLIISVATDKDRNPVEYISGLGRLGDKIFGLHEWLYKKDGKTFPFILVTTQGGELIIVSTEKFYARPGEPDSRQLRYWTRYKKRLPGEIFSITGDAEGLIYCVDRTLHWEVLDLVERKLKPVKEFQLDSPAISLRVSRGKLFALTALHSLEVIDYQSATDEESMELIHGDQVSRRSVHMIDIGDPTDGHGRFPLTLISDQGGVIAGVWVPFGQRDKELDVVFEGMLASSVRRFARAHSRPPWLVDNTQRHYGTLPITHDGSDIIGVSLDGTLRQFSLLSFELWRFLFTVQTLAQRKGGIVSLNILHRDEKVDIMDPDLQPSPKMMHIDGDMLKRCLTLHILERLVRSEANFALFCSHLDAIGGGSYTAEFKNEGESRRREKYVELGYDIIKFLVSPAL; translated from the exons ATGGCCTTCCAAACTAGAGTTCTGCGAGATGGTGAATGGGTTACCGAAACTGTCAACCTACAAGCTGCCTTGAAGGCTTCTGCCGCACCACAGCTGGCCTCTGAACCTCTGCCACAGCCACCCGCCTGCGGTATTCTATCCCAGACCATTGTTGAAAGCCCTGTAGTTCGATGGGTGCTTCCCGTTCGACTGCGCTCTAGCGCTCACAATGATATTGCCTTCATTGGT GAAAATTTCATCCAAATCAGTCAACTTGGGAGAGATGGCCAGGTCCATGATGTTATACGCAAGTCTGACTTTGGCTTCCGAATTCGAAACGCTGTTGTTCTCGGCGACAACCTGGAGCATGGCTTGGACGATGACCCGTACGGCGTTGCCGTCAAACCAgagccgccgtcttctccgCTGTCTCCTGGTGCACATGGGATTTTTAATGACCTCCAAAGTCGCTCGCTTCCACCACAGCTGCTCGTATTGATGCTAGAGTCTTGTCAGCtgcttttcctctttctcagaGAGGGGCCTGACCACACGCTAGAATTTGTCATAACCAAATATGATAACCCGCGGCTACTGCCTTACTTGGGATATCAGCTTGCCGTGGACCCATCTTCGCGATATATGGCTGCGGCGAGTCCAGAGGGCATCTTCGTGGTCTACGAGTTGGAACCATTGTCAGAGCTCAACGCCCAGTACACAGAACTAGGGTCTATCGAACCCATCAGATCCATACGCATCCGTGCTGTGAGCGGAGCCATCCACAAATTGGAGTTCTTGTTCCCTCGCCGTGAGGATGACTATCATATCATCTTGATCTTAATCGTGGCTCGAAGGGAGAGGAGTCGTGGACCCCCTGTTTCCCGAATGGCAACGTATGAATGGGAGCTAGGCGAAGACCTCCAGCTCATTTTTGCCGAAGAAAGGACAGGCACCCGACTGCCTAAGGAGCATAggatgccattgctgcttATTCCGATCAGATTCAAAACAGCCTTTTTCGCTGTTTCCCAGTTCCATATCGGAATTGTAAAGTATGCGCTTTCAGGCTCGCCGGAATTCGAATCGTTGCCGACGCAGCCTCCTGCGCGCACTCCGTTGTATCATGGTACTGGCGAGCCGCTCTGGGTCGCCTGGGCAAGACCCTTTCGCCGGAAGAAGTACTTTGAAAAAACAGATATCATCTATCTAGCCCGTGAAGATGGCGCAATTATTCATATCGAAATTGACGCCACTGAACTGCTCCCTTCGGTGACCAATGTTGGATGCCTAGGCGCCAATATTGACACGGCATTCACGTTGGCGTATGACATCTTTTCCGACGTTCTCATGATTGGCGGAGACTCTGGCCCGGGCGGCATTTGGAAG CTCGCCCCTCGTGAGGATCTCCAGCAAGTTAGCATCCTCCCCAATTGGTCTCCTGTCGTTGATATGACAACGACGAACGAATACTCAAGCTGGCACGGAAACAATACGGATCTTCAAACAGCGCAGTCCAGGTCAACAATGCAAAAAAAAACCAAGATGCGCAAACAAGACAGCATTTTCACCGCATCTGGTCGGGGCCTCAGAGGAAGTGTAGTACAATGGAGATGGGGAATACAGGCTCGGATTGGCCTGGATATCGAAACGGGCGAGCCAATTAGACAAGCATGGACGTTTACAGCACAGCGCAACAACGAGAGAGAGCTTTATGGACTATTGGCACTACCTCATTCATCAGTTGTTCTTCGGTTCTCAGAAAGTCTGGATCAAGTCGATGCCGTACCAGCCGAAGACACGCCGTTCGATTTGGCGTCCAGGACTCTTCATACTATTCAAGTATCGGAGACTATCGTTCAAATTACTGAAGTTTCCATTAATGTGGCTACTCCTACGACAAG TTCGCGATGTGTCATTGCAGAAGTCCTTGGTATACCCAATGCCACTGCAGAAAATGCTTTTTGCATTGGACATACCGCCGTATTCTCCACGCACGTTGGAGAGGTCTCTCGGCTGCATGCTATGAAGGCCGAGGGCATCAATTTTTCCATGATAGGGAGTTGGGATGCACAGGGCGAAGTAACATGCGTTTCTATATTCGCCGTCTCGAGCAACAATTTCATTGTCGCTGCTTCCATGTACAATGGGGTACCATGGATATCCATCTACTCAACATCTGGAGAGGCTATTGTGTCAAAACCTATCACCACATCTAGCAATG TAGACGAAAGTGGTGGTGCTGAACTCGAGGCACTGACGAGCATCTCGGTGGCTCACCAGGGCGCGGACCAGGTTGATCTTGTTCTGGGAACTCGCTGCGGAAGCCTTATCTCTGCTCGAATATCTGATCAATCTCCAGACAATTTGATATGGAGTTCTGAAGTCATTGGAGGATCACGGGTTGACGTGTTTCCGTCCTCAATCCCCTACACTGGAACGTCGACGGCTTTTGCTTGCTGTGATAACAAGCTGATCCTGCTTAGCAACTTCTCCTCGGAGGATTGCAAATTTACCAACAAACATTTTATATGGCCAACAGATTCGAGCGAACCGGCGATGCCCTCGCCTCTGATCCATTCTATTTACAGGATCCCGCAAAATCTCTCTGGGCAAGATGGGCATACATCCCTTCTAATACTCGCTGGCTCAAGGCTGCTCATGGCTGACTTCGGCCCTCACATTGGAAATGTGCCCAGGTCTATTCCTATTCAGGGTACTCCAACAAGAATTATATTCTCACAAACGTTGAACTGTCTGGTTGTTGCGATGGTTATGGACGATAGGTCCACTCTGCTGTTTATTGACCCAGAGACGGGACTGATAATCTCCGTTGCAACCGACAAGGATCGAAACCCTGTTGAGTATATCTCTGGCCTTGGCCGTCTCGGCGATAAGATATTCGGGTTGCATGAATGGTTATACAAGAAAGATGGGAAGACGTTTCCCTTTATTCTCGTAACTACACAAGGCGGAGAGCTCATCATCGTATCTACGGAAAAGTTTTATGCTCGCCCGGGTGAGCCCGACAGCAGACAATTGAGATACTGGACACGATATAAAAAACGTCTTCCTGGTGAAATCTTCTCGATCACAGGGGACGCAGAAGGACTGATATACTGCGTCGACCGCACACTCCATTGGGAAGTCCTCGACCTTGTGGAGAGAAAACTGAAGCCTGTGAAGGAATTCCAGCTAGATTCCCCAGCAATCTCTCTACGTGTATCAAGGGGCAAGCTTTTTGCGCTGACGGCTCTGCATTCTTTGGAAGTCATTGACTACCAGTCCGCAACAGATGAAGAGTCCATGGAGCTCATCCATGGCGACCAGGTCTCTAGGCGATCGGTTCATATGATAGACATCGGTGACCCGACAGACGGCCACGGTCGGTTCCCTTTGACTCTCATATCGGACCAAGGAGGTGTCATCGCAGGGGTTTGGGTTCCCTTTGGGCAACGGGACAAGGAACTTGACGTCGTATTTGAGGGCATGCTAGCATCCTCAGTGAGGAGATTCGCGCGAGCCCACAGCAGGCCACCATGGCTCGTAGACAATACTCAACGACACTATGGGACACTGCCGATCACTCATGATGGATCTGATATCATTGGCGTCTCCTTAGACGGCACATTGCGCCAATTTTCGCTGCTTAGCTTTGAGCTATGGCGATTCTTATTCACGGTCCAGACATTGGCGCAGAGGAAAGGCGGTATTGTTTCACTCAACATACTGCATCGCGATGAAAAGGTCGATATCATGGATCCGGATTTGCAACCAAGTCCAAAGATGATGCACATTGACGGAGACATGCTGAAACGGTGTTTGACTTTGCACATTCTGGAAAGGCTTGTGAGATCCGAGGCCAATTTTGCATTGTTTTGCAGCCACCTCGATGCTATTGGGGGAGGGAGCTACACTGCTGAGTTCAAAAACGAGGGCGAATCGAGGCGGCGAGAAAAGTACGTTGAGCTGGGCTATGATATTATCAAGTTTCTTGTCTCGCCGGCATTGTAA
- a CDS encoding rab-GTPase-TBC domain-containing protein has translation MSLDKELVDPAGRDDEDDEPVPVAPEEPTDDLNSPAAALKTSEILAACTWRDATRLRALAESDGGLLADSLRQAAWPILLGLTPPADEKEHQGDGTRAADADADAAGGHWKELPRHRDEDQVQLDVNRSFVHYPSDQSEPELHKRKQELSDLIVEVLRRYPYLCYFQGYHDICQVFLLVLEPAFRSPLVARLSILRIRDFMLPSLSATTAQLRLLPDILARADPELRRHLSSIEPFYALAGTLTMYAHSIERYRDIARLFDVILAREPTFSIYLFAQIVIDRRDEIFEIDEPDMLQVILGRVPPELDLDDLIKKSVDLFVRHPPETLRSWYQISASSALKTCRDVDDSTRQTLEDGHHYFEKQVKEIQWQELRIGVRRKMWMYRRPVKFIGAAIMVGVVAFYLRRNPTLVQYIWSLFPGQR, from the exons ATGAGCCTGGACAAAGAGCTGGTCGATCCCGCTGGCcgcgacgatgaagatgacgagccTGTTCCTGTTGCCCCAGAGGAGCCCACCGACGACCTCAACTCGCCGGCCGCCGCCCTGAAGACGAGCGAGATCCTGGCCGCCTGCACATGGAGAGATGCCACGCGCCTGAGAGCTCTCGCCGAGTCGGACGGCGGCCTGCTTGCCGATTCGCTTCGTCAGGCTGCCT GGCCCATCCTGCTTGGCCTGACCCCCCCTGCCGACGAAAAGGAACACCAAGGCGACGGCACGCGCGCAGcagatgccgatgctgatgccgctgGTGGTCATTGGAAAGAGTTGCCGCGCCACAGGGATGAGGACCAGGTTCAGCTCGACGTAAACCGGTCCTTTGTTCATTACCCTAGTG ACCAGTCTGAACCGGAACTACACAAACGGAAACAAGAGCTATCAGATCTCATCGTCGAGGTCCTTCGCCGATACCCATATCTTTGCTACTTTCAGGGATACCATGACATCTGCCAGGTATTCCTGCTCGTCCTAGAGCCAGCATTCAGATCGCCTCTGGTCGCTCGGCTCTCCATTCTACGCATCCGCGACTTCATGCTGCCCAGCCTCAGCGCCACAACCGCACAGCTAAGGCTCCTGCCCGACATTCTCGCCCGCGCGGATCCCGAGCTCCGGCGGCACCTTTCTAGCATAGAGCCTTTCTATGCGCTCGCCGGCACGCTCACCATGTACGCTCACAGCATAGAGCGGTACAGGGACATCGCCAGATTGTTTGACGTCATCCTAGCCCGGGAGCCTACGTTCTCCATATACTTGTTTGCTCAGATTGTCATAGACCGCCGCGACGAGATCTTTGAGATTGACGAGCCTGATATGCTTCAAGTCATTCTCGGCAGGGTCCCGCCGGAACTGGATCTAGATGACCTGATCAAGAAATCCGTAGACCTGTTCGTTCGCCATCCCCCAGAGACGCTCCGATCGTGGTATCAAATATCGGCGTCGAGCGCGCTCAAGACTTGTAGGGACGTCGATGATAGCACACGACAAACGCTAGAGGATGGACACCATTACTTTGAGAAGCAGGTCAAGGAAATACAGTGGCAAGAGCTGAGAATTGGGGTCAGAAGGAAGATGTGGATGTACAGGCGTCCGGTCAAATTCATTGGAGCAGCCATCATGGTCGGAGTTGTGGCATTCTATCTTCGGCGAAACCCTACTCTTGTCCAGTACATATGGTCCCTCTTCCCTGGCCAGCGGTAA